The nucleotide window ttttaaaagttaacttttataagctacttttaaaaagtaaaagctttaccaaactaaGTCTAAATCAATCAATATCGGTAGAAGTTTAGACCATCGTAATTTGAATAAGAAGCCATAAACTAATTGTGTGCGTGCGTTTTAAACGAAAGAGTAGGGGGAGAAACTTACCCGAAGGATCGAAGGGATACCCAGCCAAAGAGCAAAAGCATTCACATGGAGGACATGGAGAATGAATAGTTGTGGCCTCCTTCAACGGCCATTGGGAGAGTGGTCCAACTTTGAATACAATGAAACAAAAACTCATCCAAATAAGAACCCACTTCAAAACGCCATGTGGTGGATGAACCCTCCACACCCTCATTGCAAAAATGTAAACTTTGACTCTCAGAACTTACTCAATGTTCTCAAGTGCAAAAGTCATGGTGCCATGTTAGCATGACTCAGTGTAATACTGTGAAGCAATCGCGCTGTGTGtgtgagaaagagagagagggattGAGAGAAAGAAGATTATAGAATAGCACAAGTAAAGGATCAGGTCATGGAAGTTAgcttttttcaattataaactTGAGAATAAAAAACCACTATATTCTGGGAATTCAACCATAGTTGCTACATTAATATTACCAATAATCTCCACATGAACAAGATCCATTCTTAAAATGGTGAAATCTGCTATTATCCCTGACAATGATTTCCCTGTTAACAATCTTTGCAATAAACTTAATTGCTGTATGGCAGTCCACACAAACCCGAATATTCTTTATTACGCGGATAGTTGTACCTGCAGGGGTGCTAATGATGCCAAATGCTATGGCAAGCCTCTCACTGTGGGTGAGTAACAAGTCACGTTTGTGTTCCTCATCAACATCATGAAGTGCCTCACTTGTGTCAAGAACATAACCTTCTTTCTCCATCTGCTCCAATAATACATACAATGCCTCGTTTATTTTGTCGTAATATGGATGTGATTTATCTCCAGCCGTAAAAGTATGGACTTTGTTTCCAACTTCAATCCAGCTGCATGCTGGAGTCTTCTTCAAGCCCTTTTTCCTCATGTAGGTTCTCAACTTTGAAGCATCTTTCCATCTTTGAGCTGATGAATAGATGTTTGACATCAAAATATAAGCACCTATGTTTTCAGGATCGACCAAAATTATCTTGTCGAGAACCTTCTCGGCTAATTCAACATTCTTATGAGCCCTACAAGCAGCCAACAATGTCGACCACACACTTCCGGCTGGTTGAACTCTCATTTTGCAGATAAAGTCATAGGCTTCCTCCAATCTTCCAGCTCTGCCAAGCAAGTCGGCAACAGCAGCATAGTGCTCCAGACCAGGAGTAATACCAAACTCCTGTTCCATACTGTAGAAATACTTCCAAGCTTCATCTACCAACCCTGCATGACTGCAAGCCGTTAGAACAGCCATAAATGCCACATAGTTGGGCTCTACTCCATCCATTAGCATCTGCTCAAAGAAGGAAACTGCATCAAGAGCATGGCCATGCAAAGCGCATCCCATAATGATGGCGGTCCATGATACCATGTCATTTGCCTctattttgtcaaaaatatatctAGCCATCTTGATGTTGCCACATTTGGCATACATATCCATCAGAGAGCTCGctataaatttattatcatCAAATCCAATTCTAATAATATATCCATGGATCTGTTTCCCCAAACTGAGGGCAGTCAAGTGAGCACAAGCCGGTATTACACTGGAGAAGGAAACATGCATGGGTTTGACTTTGTCCTTCAACATTTGGCGGAAGAACATGAGCCCCTGATCGAATTTACCATTCTGCACAGAGCCTGCAATGATAGAGTTCCAAGAAATAGCATCTCTCTTGGGCAAGAGGTAGAAGGAACGAAGCGAGTATTCGACGCGAGTACATTTTGCGTACATGTCAATTAAGCTGCTTCCAATGAAAACATCCGCATCcaacccatttctgatagcATATCCATGAATCTCCTTTCCTTTAATAAGATCAGCATGCTCTGCAAAGATAGGGAGAATGCTTGACAAAGTATAGGCATCAGGCTTCAAGTGGGCTCTAGCCATCTCCCTGACCAAGGCCAATGCTTCCTCATACATGCCATTTTGAGCATTTCCGGCAATGACAGTGCTCCAAGAAACAACATCCCTCACAGGCATTCTATCAAATACCTTTCTGACATTATCTATGTTCATAGTGACAGCAGCCATGGTGCTGCAGTTGGCTCTGCCTCTCTCAGACAATCCATCAAGCACCTTACCTCCACAGCCCCCCaagccatgaaacttagagtACATATTCATTAAGGCATTGGCTGTGTACAAATCAAAATCGAAGCCGAGGCGAAGGATGCAGGCATGAAGAGATTGGCCGAGGTAGAAGTCCTTCAAGAGGGCGCAGGCTTTAAGGAGAGAAGGGAAGACGTGGCGGTTAGGGCGAATGCCAAGTGCCCTCATTTGACTAAAGGAAGAGAAGGAATGGTGGAAGAAGCCATGGAAAGTGTAGCACTTGATGATGGAGCTCCAAGCAAGAGGAGGAGGGGAACGAAGGGAACGGAAGAGGAGGATTGAATCATGGTAGAGGTTAAGGTTGGTGTAGAGTGAGAGAATGGAGGAGTTGTCTGAGTGCCAAGATCCTTTGGTCTTCACAATGCGGGCATGGAGTTTTTTAGCCTCGCGCACGCAACTCATGCTTGCATGTCGTGATTCATGGATGAGAACCACTATTGAACAATGTAAAACTACAACCAAATAAAAATGGCATAATAAATCCTCACCAGAATGATTGAATAAAATTCATTTGGAATTGGATCTTGTTGAATTCCTGTGCTCCAGAGAATTTCTGATGCTTTCTAGGTGACAAAATATCATTACCAGAATGTCTAGGGGGTTCTTTATTGTTTAAGGCCGATGAAACAGATCCAAATTTTTCAACAAAGTCAGAAGGCCACCATGAAACATTAGAGGACCC belongs to Arachis duranensis cultivar V14167 chromosome 8, aradu.V14167.gnm2.J7QH, whole genome shotgun sequence and includes:
- the LOC107462362 gene encoding putative pentatricopeptide repeat-containing protein At3g23330 gives rise to the protein MSCVREAKKLHARIVKTKGSWHSDNSSILSLYTNLNLYHDSILLFRSLRSPPPLAWSSIIKCYTFHGFFHHSFSSFSQMRALGIRPNRHVFPSLLKACALLKDFYLGQSLHACILRLGFDFDLYTANALMNMYSKFHGLGGCGGKVLDGLSERGRANCSTMAAVTMNIDNVRKVFDRMPVRDVVSWSTVIAGNAQNGMYEEALALVREMARAHLKPDAYTLSSILPIFAEHADLIKGKEIHGYAIRNGLDADVFIGSSLIDMYAKCTRVEYSLRSFYLLPKRDAISWNSIIAGSVQNGKFDQGLMFFRQMLKDKVKPMHVSFSSVIPACAHLTALSLGKQIHGYIIRIGFDDNKFIASSLMDMYAKCGNIKMARYIFDKIEANDMVSWTAIIMGCALHGHALDAVSFFEQMLMDGVEPNYVAFMAVLTACSHAGLVDEAWKYFYSMEQEFGITPGLEHYAAVADLLGRAGRLEEAYDFICKMRVQPAGSVWSTLLAACRAHKNVELAEKVLDKIILVDPENIGAYILMSNIYSSAQRWKDASKLRTYMRKKGLKKTPACSWIEVGNKVHTFTAGDKSHPYYDKINEALYVLLEQMEKEGYVLDTSEALHDVDEEHKRDLLLTHSERLAIAFGIISTPAGTTIRVIKNIRVCVDCHTAIKFIAKIVNREIIVRDNSRFHHFKNGSCSCGDYW